One part of the Caproiciproducens sp. CPB-2 genome encodes these proteins:
- a CDS encoding DUF4314 domain-containing protein has translation MAISNEWLSFLRDQFPVGSRIKLREMKDPYHPMEPGTMGTLDCIDDVGTFHVKWDNGSSLGLVIGEDSFTVLPPETHLLKLYMPMTVDCYEKNEWGDTEDEPTELDNHTAAGYVDHIVAALMRERLSTETERGLMHYYDKNDSVEQKVKSCDFTAEVRDGSLWGVAECQVTGELTPKELYTLKEYISGQASDGFGEGFEQREIKVGDRELYAHFWSSEGSWNIRTEQECFVPKLAEGLPELCFSTLPDTGALICIKRGESGYYKSDWSTDSREKNKELADYNNERLGVTAAQRQAMECGSMAGWSVPGADPKAYEPEEPKMGGMTLA, from the coding sequence ATGGCGATTTCGAATGAATGGCTGTCATTCCTGCGGGATCAGTTCCCCGTAGGCAGCCGCATTAAACTTCGGGAAATGAAAGACCCGTACCACCCCATGGAGCCGGGGACGATGGGGACGCTGGACTGCATTGACGACGTCGGAACATTCCATGTGAAGTGGGACAACGGCAGCAGCCTTGGGCTGGTCATCGGCGAGGACAGCTTCACCGTCCTGCCGCCCGAAACGCATCTCCTCAAGCTGTATATGCCCATGACCGTGGATTGCTACGAGAAAAATGAATGGGGCGACACCGAGGACGAACCCACGGAGCTGGACAACCACACGGCGGCAGGCTATGTGGACCACATTGTCGCCGCGCTGATGCGGGAGCGGCTGTCCACCGAAACGGAACGCGGCCTCATGCACTATTACGATAAAAACGACAGCGTGGAGCAGAAGGTCAAGTCCTGTGATTTCACCGCCGAGGTGCGGGACGGCAGTCTCTGGGGTGTGGCGGAATGTCAGGTGACCGGCGAGCTGACGCCGAAGGAGCTGTACACGCTGAAGGAGTACATCTCTGGGCAGGCCAGCGATGGCTTCGGCGAGGGCTTTGAGCAAAGAGAAATCAAAGTCGGCGACCGCGAGCTCTACGCCCATTTCTGGAGCAGCGAGGGCAGCTGGAACATCCGAACCGAGCAGGAATGCTTCGTCCCAAAACTGGCGGAAGGGCTGCCGGAGCTGTGCTTCTCCACGCTGCCCGACACCGGCGCTCTCATCTGCATCAAGCGCGGTGAGAGCGGCTACTACAAAAGCGACTGGAGCACTGACAGCAGAGAGAAAAATAAGGAACTGGCCGACTACAACAACGAACGCCTCGGCGTGACGGCGGCCCAGCGGCAGGCTATGGAGTGCGGCAGCATGGCAGGCTGGTCAGTCCCCGGCGCGGACCCGAAAGCCTATGAACCGGAAGAACCGAAGATGGGAGGAATGACCCTTGCGTAA